A part of Trueperaceae bacterium genomic DNA contains:
- a CDS encoding ATPase, T2SS/T4P/T4SS family yields MASLSVADKRLGAVLLERGDVTDAALQEAMERSDASGERLADALVHLGVVSEERIAHAIEHALGVPRVALPRIDVEADAIASLPSDVAFRLGAIPFARRDHHLRVAFRDPLDMLAVEAVEDASGCVVERFQALGEEVDWALATHYPDLGLEPPEHVARDVGGRLGARAVEHGFTTQAQLDDAIQAQKRTGARLGRQLLDDGAIDEVQLAQLLAEQADLPFTADLRDADDDERLTRTLLRLDAVQFDAVPVREEDGVVTVALSDPHHRADVAAILPGEARFVVAPASAVRTRIDDLYADDTGRLGDTLLLAKKLRRDQLRRALETQADLDGVKPLGEILVDLGFVARADVDAALNQQRAGGGDLEDTLVESGKMEPEALAQSLAMQLGYTFVGDDVQVDPYAVSLVPEATARRYQAMPLHLDDDVLVVAMKDPRHVFALDDLRLVTGKEIRPAVATEDTLARLLNRFYRSDADMDELASALLEEVGSAQEEREAPDSAIDENALVKVVNNLIREAILNDFSDIHVEPRPESVKVRVRKDGTLREYMTMPKATAGALIARIKIMGGLNIAERRLPQDGRVRFRDRSTETDLRLSTLPTVYGEKAVMRLLKKATSIPEIEKLGFADDVFARFEDVIRKPYGMFLITGPTGSGKSFTSFSILKRIATPDVNVSTVEDPVEYEIPGINQTQVNVKAGLDFARALRSFLRQDPDIIMVGEIRDHETAKISMEAALTGHLLIATLHTNDAAGAITRLQEMGIEPFNVSASLIGVLAQRLVRKVCTKCSVAYTPDPDVVRRLGLDEAAVEGHALRRGVGCEACDGTGYDGRTAIHELLIVDDDVEAAIVREASAQELHDLAVEHGMHTLREDGIAKALRGVTTLEEVLARTAE; encoded by the coding sequence ATGGCGTCGCTCAGCGTCGCGGATAAACGCCTCGGAGCGGTCTTGCTGGAGCGCGGCGACGTCACCGACGCCGCCCTGCAGGAGGCGATGGAGCGCAGCGACGCGAGCGGCGAACGTCTCGCCGACGCGCTCGTGCACCTCGGGGTCGTCAGCGAAGAACGCATCGCGCACGCCATCGAGCACGCCCTAGGCGTCCCCCGGGTCGCGCTGCCGCGCATCGACGTCGAAGCGGACGCGATCGCGTCCCTCCCCAGCGACGTGGCGTTCCGCCTCGGCGCGATCCCGTTCGCGCGCCGCGACCACCACCTCCGCGTCGCGTTCCGCGACCCGCTCGACATGCTCGCGGTCGAAGCGGTCGAGGACGCCTCGGGCTGCGTCGTCGAGCGCTTCCAGGCGCTCGGGGAGGAGGTGGATTGGGCGCTCGCGACGCACTACCCCGACCTCGGCCTCGAGCCGCCCGAGCACGTCGCGCGGGACGTCGGGGGGCGGCTCGGGGCGCGCGCCGTCGAGCACGGCTTCACGACCCAGGCGCAGCTCGACGACGCCATCCAGGCCCAGAAACGTACCGGCGCCCGCCTCGGGCGGCAACTGTTGGACGACGGCGCGATCGACGAGGTGCAGCTCGCGCAGTTGCTGGCGGAACAGGCGGACCTCCCGTTCACCGCCGACCTGCGCGACGCGGACGACGACGAACGCCTGACGCGGACGCTGTTGCGGCTCGACGCGGTGCAGTTCGACGCCGTCCCCGTCCGCGAGGAGGACGGCGTCGTCACCGTGGCGTTGAGCGACCCCCACCACCGCGCCGACGTCGCGGCGATCCTGCCCGGCGAAGCGCGCTTCGTGGTCGCGCCCGCCAGCGCCGTGCGGACGCGGATCGACGACCTGTACGCCGACGACACGGGGCGGCTCGGGGACACGCTGTTGCTCGCCAAGAAACTCCGCCGCGACCAACTGCGTCGGGCGCTCGAGACGCAGGCGGATCTGGACGGCGTCAAGCCGCTCGGGGAGATCCTGGTCGACCTCGGCTTCGTCGCCCGCGCCGACGTCGACGCCGCCCTGAACCAGCAACGCGCCGGCGGCGGGGACCTCGAGGACACCCTCGTGGAGTCCGGCAAGATGGAGCCCGAGGCGCTCGCCCAGAGCCTGGCGATGCAGCTCGGCTACACGTTCGTCGGCGACGACGTGCAGGTCGACCCGTACGCCGTGAGTCTGGTGCCCGAAGCGACCGCGCGCCGCTACCAGGCGATGCCGCTGCACCTCGACGACGACGTGCTCGTCGTCGCGATGAAGGACCCCCGGCACGTGTTCGCGCTCGACGATTTGCGCCTCGTCACCGGCAAGGAGATCCGTCCGGCCGTCGCGACGGAGGACACCCTCGCGCGGCTCCTCAACCGCTTCTATCGCAGCGACGCCGACATGGACGAGCTCGCCTCGGCCCTGCTCGAGGAGGTCGGTAGCGCGCAGGAGGAACGCGAAGCGCCGGACAGCGCCATCGACGAGAACGCCCTCGTCAAGGTCGTCAACAACCTCATTCGCGAAGCGATCCTGAACGACTTCTCCGACATCCACGTCGAACCGAGGCCCGAATCGGTGAAGGTCCGCGTCCGCAAGGACGGCACGCTCCGCGAGTACATGACGATGCCCAAGGCGACGGCGGGCGCCCTGATCGCGCGCATCAAGATCATGGGGGGCCTCAACATCGCCGAACGCCGCCTCCCGCAGGACGGACGGGTTCGCTTCCGGGACCGCAGTACAGAGACCGACCTGCGCCTCTCGACCCTCCCGACGGTGTACGGCGAGAAGGCGGTCATGCGACTGCTGAAGAAGGCGACGTCGATTCCCGAGATCGAGAAGCTCGGCTTCGCCGACGACGTGTTCGCCCGCTTCGAGGACGTCATCCGCAAACCCTACGGGATGTTCCTGATCACCGGCCCGACCGGGTCGGGCAAGTCGTTCACGAGCTTCAGCATCCTCAAACGCATCGCGACGCCCGACGTGAACGTCTCCACCGTCGAGGATCCCGTCGAGTACGAGATCCCCGGCATCAACCAGACGCAGGTCAACGTCAAGGCCGGCCTCGACTTCGCGCGGGCGTTGCGGTCGTTCCTGCGGCAGGACCCCGACATCATCATGGTCGGCGAGATCCGCGACCACGAGACCGCGAAGATCTCCATGGAGGCGGCGCTCACCGGCCACCTGTTGATCGCGACGCTGCACACGAACGACGCGGCGGGCGCGATCACCCGCCTGCAGGAGATGGGGATCGAACCGTTCAACGTCTCCGCGTCGTTGATCGGCGTCCTGGCGCAACGCCTCGTGCGCAAGGTCTGCACGAAGTGCAGCGTCGCCTACACGCCCGACCCGGACGTCGTCCGTCGCTTGGGGCTCGACGAGGCCGCCGTCGAGGGGCACGCCCTCCGCCGCGGGGTCGGCTGCGAAGCGTGCGACGGGACCGGGTACGACGGCCGCACCGCCATTCACGAGTTGTTGATCGTGGACGACGACGTCGAGGCGGCCATCGTGCGGGAGGCGTCGGCGCAGGAACTGCACGATCTCGCGGTCGAGCACGGCATGCACACGCTCCGGGAGGACGGGATCGCGAAGGCCCTCCGGGGCGTCACCACCCTCGAGGAGGTGCTGGCCCGCACCGCGGAGTGA
- a CDS encoding YqeG family HAD IIIA-type phosphatase, giving the protein MTTTPDPTPSARRAPDLRLGGLVDLDADRLAGLDVAGVLLDVDETLVPAGVDVPDAAVAAWVHDARARGVRVAGVSNGAPDRVARVAAHVGIPATSLAGKPWPGAFRRAARRLGLPPHRVVMVGDQWFTDVLGAHLAGLRTVQLTPLSDGGLPHTRLLRRLERRLDRRPDRRPASAGDREGGPADGVAQRRG; this is encoded by the coding sequence GTGACGACGACGCCCGACCCCACGCCCTCCGCCCGGCGCGCACCCGACCTGCGCCTCGGGGGCCTCGTCGACCTCGACGCCGACCGGCTCGCCGGACTCGACGTCGCGGGCGTCCTGCTGGACGTCGACGAGACGCTCGTCCCCGCCGGCGTGGACGTGCCCGACGCCGCGGTCGCCGCGTGGGTGCACGACGCCCGCGCGCGGGGGGTGCGCGTGGCCGGCGTCTCGAACGGCGCGCCGGACCGGGTCGCCCGGGTCGCCGCCCACGTCGGCATCCCCGCCACCTCGTTGGCGGGGAAACCGTGGCCGGGTGCGTTCCGGCGGGCGGCGCGGCGGTTGGGGTTGCCGCCCCACCGGGTGGTGATGGTGGGGGACCAGTGGTTCACCGACGTGCTCGGCGCGCACCTCGCCGGCCTCCGCACGGTCCAGCTCACGCCCCTGTCCGACGGGGGCCTTCCCCACACCCGCCTGCTGCGCCGCCTCGAGCGGCGGCTCGATCGGCGGCCCGATCGGCGCCCCGCGTCCGCCGGCGACCGCGAAGGGGGGCCTGCGGATGGCGTCGCTCAGCGTCGCGGATAA
- a CDS encoding alpha/beta hydrolase produces MSGDWIDAPITIQTKDADLYVEQVGPQEAPVLYYLHGGPGYSAFSFRDLMGDELEGFRVVYADQRGGGRSYAGGPFRVDDLAGDVATTLDALRLPAATLLAHGFGAIPALRAARLHPERVARVVLINPWFSMPLLARTLQRRAATLAGAPDEALPDEATLAAQGELPPDALDPDALSERAYDLIAPKQLFDDLEFPLPTTRMRLEHVDAVAQFGPQRADAPEDVWHADVLADLADLTTAPVALFGRQDGTTVPDQAEAGLVRRPDATTGLVDAGHYPWIDDPDAFVPLLHEALGSSAAIVDS; encoded by the coding sequence GTGAGCGGCGACTGGATCGACGCGCCCATCACCATCCAAACGAAGGACGCGGACCTCTACGTCGAGCAGGTCGGTCCGCAGGAGGCGCCGGTCCTGTACTACCTGCACGGCGGGCCCGGCTACAGCGCCTTCAGCTTCCGCGACCTGATGGGCGACGAACTCGAGGGGTTCCGCGTCGTGTACGCCGACCAGCGGGGGGGCGGCCGCAGCTACGCCGGCGGGCCGTTCCGCGTCGACGACCTCGCCGGCGACGTCGCCACGACCCTCGACGCGTTGCGCCTCCCCGCCGCCACCCTCCTCGCGCACGGGTTCGGGGCGATCCCGGCGTTGCGCGCCGCACGCCTCCACCCCGAACGCGTCGCGCGGGTGGTCCTGATCAACCCCTGGTTCTCGATGCCGCTCCTCGCCCGCACGCTGCAACGCCGCGCCGCGACGCTGGCCGGCGCCCCCGACGAGGCGCTGCCCGACGAAGCGACCCTGGCGGCGCAGGGGGAGCTGCCCCCCGACGCGCTCGATCCCGACGCGCTGTCGGAGCGGGCGTACGACCTGATCGCCCCCAAACAACTGTTCGACGACCTCGAGTTCCCCCTCCCCACGACCCGCATGCGCCTCGAGCACGTCGACGCCGTCGCGCAGTTCGGGCCGCAGCGGGCCGACGCCCCCGAGGACGTCTGGCACGCCGACGTGCTGGCGGACCTGGCGGACCTGACGACCGCCCCCGTCGCGCTGTTCGGCCGGCAGGACGGCACGACCGTGCCCGACCAGGCGGAGGCCGGCCTCGTCCGGCGGCCGGACGCGACCACCGGCCTGGTCGACGCCGGCCACTACCCGTGGATCGACGATCCCGACGCGTTCGTTCCGCTCCTGCACGAGGCGCTCGGAAGTTCGGCTGCTATCGTGGATTCGTGA
- a CDS encoding DUF4258 domain-containing protein — MDRRTPGPDTTPDATADARSDAPREPGAPRRPKRRVLTDLQPHVKEGRYRLGRHAVRHAASEGFTERDVVATILHGRELVRYLEDERLLVLGWIPASRDVKVPLHVVLEFATPRFVDVVTAFIPRDPHRAPSRARLAEVLRYDAHEPEVERTGPSGSR; from the coding sequence ATGGACCGGCGCACGCCTGGCCCCGACACGACCCCCGACGCGACCGCCGACGCGCGGTCCGATGCGCCCCGCGAGCCCGGCGCCCCCCGCCGCCCCAAACGCCGCGTCCTCACCGACCTGCAGCCCCACGTCAAGGAGGGCCGCTACCGTCTCGGGCGTCACGCCGTGCGGCACGCGGCCAGCGAAGGCTTCACCGAACGCGACGTCGTCGCGACGATCCTGCACGGTCGCGAGCTGGTGCGCTACCTCGAGGACGAACGCCTGCTCGTGCTCGGGTGGATCCCCGCCAGCCGCGACGTGAAGGTGCCGCTCCACGTCGTGCTCGAGTTCGCCACCCCCCGTTTCGTGGACGTCGTGACCGCCTTCATCCCGCGCGACCCGCACCGCGCGCCGTCCCGCGCGCGCCTGGCGGAGGTCCTGCGGTACGACGCTCACGAACCCGAGGTGGAACGCACCGGACCGTCCGGCAGTCGGTAG
- a CDS encoding TatD family hydrolase, protein MIDTHCHLDRLDAPDAPLDPDLDAVVTVGTDAARSEAAVARAERDPRVFAAVGLHPNEASAMQDPAQRSGLEALLEHPRVVAIGETGFDDHWDDETLDAQRRAFDVHATWARATGKPLVLHVRDRQGGHDASDAAAAALRATPDVPGILHCFGGSDALLEVGLAAGWWVSFAGNLTYKSAHRLREVAARIPRERLLVETDAPFLAPVPHRGERNRPAWVRHTAQVLADVRGEPLATLEPALDANARAVYRLPDGPVRSTSGS, encoded by the coding sequence GTGATCGACACGCACTGCCATCTCGACCGCCTCGACGCTCCCGACGCCCCCCTCGATCCCGACCTGGACGCCGTCGTGACGGTCGGGACCGACGCGGCGCGCAGCGAGGCCGCCGTCGCCCGCGCCGAGCGCGACCCGCGCGTCTTCGCCGCCGTCGGCCTGCACCCGAACGAGGCGTCCGCGATGCAGGACCCCGCGCAGCGCAGCGGCCTGGAGGCGCTCCTGGAGCACCCCCGCGTCGTCGCGATCGGCGAGACGGGCTTCGACGACCACTGGGACGACGAGACCCTGGACGCGCAACGGCGCGCCTTCGACGTGCACGCCACCTGGGCCCGCGCGACCGGGAAACCGCTGGTGCTGCACGTCCGCGACCGGCAGGGGGGCCACGACGCGTCGGACGCCGCCGCGGCGGCGCTTCGCGCGACGCCGGACGTGCCGGGCATCCTGCACTGTTTCGGGGGGAGCGACGCCCTCCTCGAGGTGGGGCTGGCCGCCGGGTGGTGGGTGTCGTTCGCCGGGAACCTGACGTACAAGAGCGCCCACCGCCTGCGCGAGGTCGCCGCGCGCATCCCGCGCGAGCGGCTGTTGGTCGAGACCGACGCGCCGTTCCTGGCGCCCGTCCCGCACCGCGGCGAACGCAACCGCCCGGCGTGGGTGCGCCACACCGCGCAGGTGTTGGCCGACGTGCGCGGCGAGCCGCTGGCGACGCTGGAGCCGGCGTTGGATGCGAACGCGCGGGCGGTCTACCGACTGCCGGACGGTCCGGTGCGTTCCACCTCGGGTTCGTGA
- a CDS encoding septal ring lytic transglycosylase RlpA family protein, whose amino-acid sequence MRFGPTPPAAARAALATAAALTLAACAPAVAPEPPVTSAAGAAVTAPARTPAEGPTLFEGAGDPVARRAPDALTPSPTAVRPSEADPSDPDLRAAPAVPPAWTQTGVASWYGPNFVGRPTANGETFDPTLLTAAHRTLPFGARVRVTNLTTERSVVVRINDRGPFVQGRVIDLSRAAADAIGMTSSGTARVRLAPAGPPSGPAPIRIDARLSGYDVVVPGARPGSLWVVRTRDGGEVLVRAVELPERPDAEATGREVWVAPSLAARVGSDAVLASARGE is encoded by the coding sequence GTGCGATTCGGACCGACCCCGCCCGCCGCGGCCCGCGCGGCCCTCGCGACCGCCGCCGCCCTCACGCTGGCGGCGTGCGCACCCGCCGTCGCGCCGGAGCCGCCGGTGACGTCGGCGGCGGGCGCCGCCGTCACCGCCCCGGCGCGCACCCCGGCCGAGGGACCGACCCTCTTCGAGGGGGCGGGCGACCCCGTCGCCCGTCGCGCCCCGGACGCGCTCACGCCCTCCCCGACCGCGGTGCGCCCGAGCGAGGCCGACCCGAGCGACCCGGACCTGCGCGCCGCTCCGGCGGTGCCGCCCGCCTGGACGCAGACCGGCGTCGCCTCCTGGTACGGCCCGAACTTCGTCGGGCGGCCCACCGCGAACGGCGAGACGTTCGACCCCACCCTGTTGACCGCCGCCCACCGCACCCTGCCGTTCGGCGCGCGGGTGCGGGTCACGAACCTCACGACCGAGCGGAGCGTCGTCGTCCGCATCAACGACCGCGGCCCGTTCGTGCAGGGGCGCGTCATCGACCTCTCGCGCGCCGCGGCGGACGCGATCGGCATGACGTCCAGCGGCACCGCCCGCGTCCGACTCGCGCCGGCCGGCCCCCCGTCCGGGCCCGCCCCCATCCGCATCGACGCGCGCCTCTCCGGTTACGACGTGGTGGTCCCCGGCGCCCGCCCGGGGTCGTTGTGGGTCGTGCGTACCCGCGACGGCGGCGAGGTGCTCGTCCGCGCCGTCGAACTCCCCGAACGCCCCGACGCCGAGGCGACGGGGCGCGAGGTGTGGGTCGCGCCGTCGCTCGCCGCGCGCGTCGGCAGCGACGCGGTGCTCGCGTCGGCGCGCGGCGAGTAA